One Triticum dicoccoides isolate Atlit2015 ecotype Zavitan chromosome 5B, WEW_v2.0, whole genome shotgun sequence genomic window carries:
- the LOC119311396 gene encoding ornithine decarboxylase-like, translating to MVGSSPMQAVLVAPGVKDKKVLAFRRDALKEKDAVAALMRTIAAGGVRSAFYVFDLARVVDLYRGWRRALPGVRACYAVKCNPEPALLGALAALGAGFDCASRREIEAVLALGVQPGSIVYANPCKPEAHLEYAAEVGVNLTTYDSEEEVVKVKRCHPGCELILRIKGPDGGEARVDLGTKYGAHADEVLPLLRAAQREGLNVAGVSFHVGSGASNTDVYRGAIEAARGVFDAAAGLGMPPMRVLDIGGGFMAGPAFDEAAAVINAALERYFGELPSVEVIGEPGRYFAETAFTMAARVIGKRTRGEVREYWIDDGLYGTLSCIPMDHYVPHPRPLAVPRAGEKTYTSTVFGPTCDSLDTVVTGYQLPEMSVGDWLVFDDMGAYTTASGSNFNGFSTSDIKTYLAYSS from the coding sequence ATGGTTGGGAGCAGCCCGATGCAGGCGGTGCTGGTGGCGCCGGGGGTGAAggacaagaaggtgctcgcgttccGCCGGGACGCGCTCAAGGAGAAGGACGCCGTCGCCGCGCTCATGCGCACCATCGCGGCCGGCGGCGTGCGGAGCGCCTTCTACGTCTTCGACCTCGCCCGGGTCGTCGACCTGTACCGCGGCTGGCGCCGCGCGCTCCCCGGCGTGCGCGCCTGCTACGCCGTCAAGTGCAACCCGGAGCCGGCGCTACTCGGCGCGCTGGCCGCGCTCGGGGCCGGCTTCGACTGCGCCAGCCGCAGGGAGATCGAGGCTGTGCTCGCTCTCGGCGTGCAGCCCGGCAGCATCGTGTACGCCAACCCGTGCAAGCCGGAGGCGCACCTCGAGTACGCCGCTGAGGTGGGCGTCAACCTCACCACCTATGACTCCGAGGAGGAGGTGGTCAAGGTCAAGCGCTGCCACCCGGGCTGCGAGCTCATCCTCCGCATCAAGGGCCCCGACGGCGGCGAGGCCCGGGTGGACCTCGGCACCAAGTACGGCGCGCACGCGGACGAGGTCCTACCGCTCCTCCGCGCTGCCCAGCGCGAGGGGCTCAACGTGGCCGGCGTGTCGTTCCACGTCGGCAGCGGCGCGTCCAACACGGACGTGTACCGGGGCGCCATTGAGGCCGCGCGCGGGGTCTTCGACGCGGCAGCCGGGCTCGGCATGCCGCCCATGCGCGTGCTCGATATCGGCGGCGGGTTCATGGCCGGCCCGGCGTTCGACGAGGCGGCCGCGGTCATCAACGCGGCGCTCGAGCGCTACTTCGGGGAGCTTCCCTCCGTGGAGGTGATAGGCGAGCCGGGGAGGTACTTCGCCGAGACCGCCTTCACGATGGCGGCTCGGGTCATCGGGAAGCGCACTCGCGGCGAGGTACGCGAGTACTGGATCGACGACGGCCTCTACGGCACCCTCAGCTGCATCCCCATGGACCACTACGTGCCGCACCCGAGGCCGCTCGCCGTGCCGCGCGCCGGCGAGAAGACGTACACGTCGACGGTGTTCGGGCCGACGTGCGACTCCCTCGACACGGTGGTGACCGGGTACCAGCTGCCAGAGATGAGCGTGGGGGACTGGCTCGTGTTCGACGACATGGGCGCCTACACCACCGCCTCCGGCTCCAACTTCAACGGCTTCTCCACCTCGGACATCAAGACTTACTTGGCCTACTCCAGCTGA